One window of the Paraburkholderia sp. PGU19 genome contains the following:
- the hemF gene encoding oxygen-dependent coproporphyrinogen oxidase: MTDSIHDAHDTQTVRSWMQGLQTRIADALGAFDGTPLATDSWQRAPGEKLRGGGCTRILEDGQFFERAGIGFSDVQGDALPGSASALRPQLAGRGFEAMGVSLVLHPRNPYCPTVHMNVRLLVATKAGEAPVFWFGGGMDLTPYYGFEEDAQHFHRVCRDALQPYGDDLYPRFKRWCDDYFFLKHRNEPRGIGGIFFDDYAEPGFEQSFAMVKSVGDAFLDAYLPIIEKRRDMPYGEAQRDFQAYRRGRYVEFNLVFDRGTLFGLQSGGRTESILMSMPPVVNWRYNWQPEPGTPEARLTSDFLVPREWV; this comes from the coding sequence ATGACCGATTCGATTCACGACGCCCACGATACCCAGACAGTCCGCAGCTGGATGCAAGGCCTGCAGACGCGGATCGCCGACGCGCTCGGCGCATTCGACGGCACGCCGCTCGCCACCGACAGCTGGCAGCGCGCGCCCGGCGAAAAGCTGCGCGGCGGCGGCTGCACGCGCATTCTGGAAGACGGCCAGTTCTTCGAGCGCGCGGGCATCGGCTTCTCGGATGTGCAGGGCGACGCACTGCCCGGCTCCGCCAGTGCGCTGCGCCCGCAACTGGCGGGACGTGGATTCGAGGCGATGGGCGTCTCGCTGGTGCTGCATCCGCGCAACCCGTACTGCCCGACCGTCCACATGAACGTGCGGCTGCTCGTCGCGACGAAAGCCGGCGAAGCGCCCGTGTTCTGGTTCGGCGGCGGCATGGATCTGACGCCCTACTACGGTTTTGAAGAGGACGCGCAGCATTTTCATCGCGTCTGCCGCGACGCGCTGCAACCGTATGGCGACGATCTCTACCCGCGCTTCAAGCGCTGGTGCGACGACTATTTCTTCCTGAAGCACCGCAACGAGCCGCGCGGCATCGGCGGGATTTTCTTCGACGACTACGCGGAGCCCGGCTTCGAGCAGTCGTTTGCGATGGTCAAGAGTGTCGGCGATGCGTTTCTGGACGCGTATCTGCCCATCATCGAAAAACGCCGCGACATGCCATACGGCGAAGCCCAGCGCGACTTCCAGGCCTACCGGCGCGGACGGTATGTCGAGTTCAACCTCGTCTTCGACCGTGGCACACTGTTCGGGCTGCAAAGCGGCGGCCGCACGGAATCGATCCTGATGTCGATGCCGCCTGTCGTAAACTGGCGCTACAACTGGCAGCCCGAGCCGGGCACGCCGGAAGCGCGCCTGACCAGCGACTTTCTCGTGCCGCGCGAGTGGGTCTGA
- a CDS encoding nicotinate-nucleotide adenylyltransferase, which yields MNPTAQSVAPQRASRRRIGILGGTFDPIHDGHLALARRFAEALDLTELVLMPAGQPWQKADVSAAEDRLAMTRAAAASLTLPGTRVSVATDEIEHDGPTYTVETLRRWREREGADASISLLIGADQLVRLDTWRDWQRLFDYAHIAAATRPGFDVTAVPAPVAAAIAQRAAQAGTLQATPAGHLLIDTSLAFDVSATDIRAHLRAWFENDADASASGAAAHGQSAPNHVPTAVWDYIVQHHLYQHR from the coding sequence CTGAATCCGACCGCTCAATCCGTCGCACCTCAACGGGCATCGCGCCGACGCATCGGCATACTCGGCGGCACGTTCGACCCGATCCACGACGGCCATCTCGCGCTCGCGCGACGTTTCGCCGAGGCGCTCGATCTGACCGAACTCGTTCTGATGCCGGCTGGCCAGCCGTGGCAGAAGGCGGACGTATCGGCGGCCGAAGACCGGCTCGCGATGACGCGCGCGGCCGCCGCGTCGCTGACCCTGCCGGGCACGAGGGTCAGTGTCGCCACGGATGAAATCGAGCACGATGGCCCTACTTATACGGTCGAAACACTGCGGCGCTGGCGCGAACGCGAAGGCGCCGACGCATCGATCTCGCTTCTGATCGGCGCCGACCAGCTCGTGCGGCTCGACACTTGGCGCGACTGGCAGCGCCTGTTCGACTATGCGCATATCGCCGCCGCGACACGCCCGGGCTTCGACGTAACGGCCGTGCCGGCCCCCGTCGCGGCAGCCATCGCGCAGCGCGCGGCGCAAGCCGGCACGCTGCAGGCAACACCCGCCGGGCATTTGCTGATCGACACGTCGCTTGCGTTCGACGTGTCGGCCACCGACATCCGCGCGCACCTGCGCGCGTGGTTCGAAAACGATGCGGACGCCTCTGCAAGCGGCGCTGCCGCCCACGGCCAGTCCGCACCAAATCACGTCCCCACTGCTGTGTGGGACTATATTGTTCAACATCACCTGTACCAACACCGGTAA
- the rsfS gene encoding ribosome silencing factor, whose protein sequence is MDIRKLQRAIVDGLEDVKAQDIRVFNTSHLTELFDRVIVASGTSNRQTKALASSVREKVKEAGGDIISTEGEDIGEWVLVDCGDAVVHILQPALRQYYNLEEIWGDKPVRVKLSTPNPFGGARPSEPLDDEDEEEEAPVARPARKAPARRRS, encoded by the coding sequence ATGGATATACGCAAGCTGCAACGCGCGATCGTCGACGGACTCGAAGACGTCAAGGCGCAAGACATCAGGGTGTTCAACACCAGCCACCTCACCGAACTGTTCGACCGCGTCATCGTCGCGAGCGGCACGTCGAACCGCCAGACCAAGGCGCTCGCGTCCAGCGTGCGCGAAAAGGTCAAGGAAGCAGGCGGCGACATCATCAGCACCGAGGGAGAAGACATCGGCGAATGGGTGCTGGTCGACTGTGGCGACGCCGTCGTGCACATCCTTCAGCCGGCCCTGCGCCAGTACTACAACCTCGAAGAGATCTGGGGCGACAAGCCGGTGCGCGTGAAGCTGTCGACGCCGAACCCGTTCGGCGGCGCGCGCCCGTCCGAGCCGCTCGACGACGAGGACGAAGAGGAAGAAGCACCCGTCGCGCGTCCCGCACGCAAGGCACCTGCCCGCCGCCGCTCGTGA
- the rlmH gene encoding 23S rRNA (pseudouridine(1915)-N(3))-methyltransferase RlmH — MKLHIVAVGHKMPDWIATGFDEYAKRMPPELRIELRELKPEQRSSGRSAESVMAAERQKIEAALPKNARIVALDERGKDWTTMQLANALPSWQQDGRDVAFLIGGADGLDPELKARADMLLRLSSLTLPHAMVRVLLAEQLYRAWTITQNHPYHRA, encoded by the coding sequence ATGAAACTGCATATCGTCGCGGTTGGTCACAAGATGCCGGACTGGATCGCCACGGGCTTCGACGAGTACGCGAAGCGCATGCCGCCCGAGCTGCGGATCGAACTGCGCGAACTCAAGCCCGAGCAACGTTCGTCGGGCCGCTCCGCGGAAAGCGTGATGGCCGCCGAGCGCCAGAAGATCGAAGCCGCGTTGCCGAAGAACGCGCGCATCGTCGCGCTCGATGAACGCGGCAAGGACTGGACCACGATGCAGCTCGCCAACGCCCTACCCTCGTGGCAACAGGACGGGCGCGACGTTGCGTTTCTGATCGGCGGAGCGGACGGGCTCGACCCCGAACTGAAGGCGCGCGCGGACATGCTGCTGCGCCTGTCGAGCCTCACGCTGCCGCACGCGATGGTGCGTGTGCTGCTTGCCGAGCAACTGTATCGCGCGTGGACCATCACGCAGAATCATCCGTATCATCGGGCCTGA
- a CDS encoding Maf family protein has protein sequence MSNQSAVFPFVYLASQSPRRQELLTQLGVRFELLLPRPDEDAEALEAELPGERAHDYVMRVCIAKAHAARARLVAGGHANAPILVADTTVTIDDAILGKPIDADDAVAMLMRLAGRDHEVLTSVAVVDAHGELLAPALSVSRVRFAAVQIDALRRYAASGEPLGKAGAYGIQGRVAEFIEHIDGSYSGIMGLPLFETAALLRAARIDF, from the coding sequence ATGTCCAATCAGTCCGCTGTCTTTCCGTTCGTCTATCTCGCGTCGCAAAGCCCGCGCCGCCAGGAGTTGCTCACGCAACTGGGCGTGCGCTTCGAACTGCTGCTGCCGCGCCCCGATGAAGACGCTGAAGCACTCGAAGCCGAGTTGCCCGGCGAGCGCGCGCACGACTACGTGATGCGCGTGTGCATCGCGAAAGCGCATGCGGCGCGCGCGCGGCTCGTCGCGGGCGGCCACGCGAATGCGCCCATTCTGGTTGCCGACACAACCGTCACGATCGACGATGCGATTCTCGGCAAGCCGATCGATGCAGACGACGCCGTCGCCATGCTCATGCGGCTCGCGGGCCGCGATCATGAAGTGCTGACCTCCGTGGCCGTCGTCGATGCACATGGCGAATTGCTCGCGCCCGCGCTATCGGTATCGCGAGTGCGCTTTGCTGCAGTGCAAATCGACGCACTGCGCCGCTACGCAGCAAGCGGCGAGCCGCTCGGCAAGGCGGGTGCGTATGGCATTCAAGGGCGCGTGGCGGAGTTTATCGAGCATATCGACGGGTCCTATTCAGGTATCATGGGTTTGCCATTGTTTGAAACCGCTGCCCTTCTACGTGCGGCGCGCATCGACTTCTAA
- the rng gene encoding ribonuclease G: protein MNEEILINVTPQETRVALVQQGAVQELHVERTLSRGRVGNVYLGKVVRVLPGMQSAFIDIGLERAAFLHVADIWHPRLAGETQQQVPHQPIEKIVFEGQTLMVQVVKDPIGTKGARLSTQVSIAGRTLVYLPQEPHIGISQKIESEAEREAVRARLTSVLPVDEKGGYIVRTIAEDATSEELAGDVAYLRKTWATILSQGQRMPPTSLLYQDLNLAQRVLRDFVNDETTRIQVDSRETYQMLAEFAAEFTPAVSSKLHHYTGERPLFDLYNIETEIQRALSRRVDLKSGGYLVIDQTEAMTTIDVNTGGYVGARNFDDTIFKTNLEAAHTIARQLRLRNLGGVIIIDFIDMENVEHRDQVLNELKKALSRDRTRVTVNGFSQLGLVEMTRKRTRESLAHVLCEPCPICQGKGQVKTARTVCYDVLREILRESRQFNPREFRVVASQQVIDLFLEEESQHLAMLMDFIGKPVSLQVESNLSQEQYDIVLM from the coding sequence ATGAACGAAGAAATCCTGATTAACGTTACGCCACAGGAGACGCGCGTAGCGTTGGTCCAGCAGGGCGCAGTGCAGGAGCTTCACGTCGAGCGCACGCTGTCGCGCGGGCGCGTCGGCAATGTCTATCTCGGCAAGGTAGTGCGCGTGCTGCCGGGCATGCAGTCCGCGTTTATCGATATCGGTCTGGAACGCGCCGCGTTTCTGCACGTTGCCGATATCTGGCATCCGCGGCTCGCGGGCGAAACGCAACAGCAGGTGCCGCATCAGCCCATTGAGAAAATCGTCTTCGAAGGGCAAACGCTGATGGTCCAGGTCGTCAAGGACCCGATCGGCACGAAAGGCGCGCGGCTGTCCACGCAGGTGAGCATTGCGGGGCGCACGCTCGTCTATCTGCCGCAGGAACCGCATATCGGCATTTCGCAAAAGATCGAAAGCGAAGCCGAGCGCGAGGCCGTGCGTGCGCGGCTGACGTCGGTGTTGCCCGTCGACGAGAAAGGCGGATACATCGTGCGCACCATCGCAGAAGACGCGACGAGCGAAGAACTGGCGGGTGACGTTGCGTATCTGCGCAAGACATGGGCGACGATACTTTCGCAGGGGCAGCGCATGCCGCCCACGAGCCTGCTTTATCAGGACTTGAATCTCGCGCAGCGCGTGCTGCGCGATTTCGTCAATGACGAGACCACGCGTATTCAGGTGGATTCGCGCGAGACGTATCAGATGCTCGCGGAATTCGCGGCCGAGTTCACGCCCGCTGTGTCGTCGAAGCTGCATCACTACACGGGCGAGCGTCCCCTCTTCGATCTGTACAACATCGAGACGGAAATCCAGCGCGCGCTGTCAAGACGTGTTGATCTGAAGTCGGGCGGCTATCTGGTGATCGACCAGACCGAGGCGATGACGACCATCGACGTGAACACGGGCGGCTACGTCGGCGCGCGCAACTTCGACGACACGATCTTCAAGACCAATCTCGAAGCAGCGCATACGATCGCGCGTCAGTTGCGGCTGCGCAATCTGGGCGGCGTGATCATCATCGACTTCATCGATATGGAGAACGTCGAGCATCGCGATCAGGTGCTCAACGAACTGAAGAAGGCACTTTCGCGCGACCGCACGCGCGTAACGGTCAACGGGTTCTCGCAGCTCGGGTTGGTCGAGATGACGAGAAAGCGCACGCGTGAGTCGCTTGCGCATGTGCTGTGCGAGCCGTGCCCTATTTGCCAGGGCAAGGGGCAGGTGAAGACGGCGCGTACCGTGTGCTATGACGTGCTGCGGGAAATTCTGCGTGAGTCGCGCCAGTTCAATCCACGTGAGTTTCGCGTGGTCGCGTCGCAGCAGGTGATCGATCTGTTTCTCGAAGAAGAATCGCAACATCTGGCCATGCTGATGGATTTCATCGGCAAGCCGGTTTCGCTGCAGGTTGAGTCGAATCTGAGTCAGGAGCAGTACGATATTGTGCTGATGTAA
- a CDS encoding O-antigen ligase family protein, with amino-acid sequence MQHATRDSYPLILARSFALVALFAVPLSTAGVNIAATLFAVCALLSPEVWRNWRSLFTDRVSVAALLLAAVLTLSLAWTTADRMHALDFLMKYRKLIYLPLLMLTFRDCRTTAWTTVAKWALFSALTLLLLLSCSNYFGWTSIGPWHSNTDPIRRAWVFKDHIAAGIMMALLFYLALNFAKQARARAAKMAFYVVALLAIVNVLLMMQGRTGQIIAILFILIYVVTYFKSLRGVKPWVRWGSGIVLVAIAGGLVYAALHSHSSRLAETNDEISAYETSNKNTSMGVRIVFYRRSLELMAERPIIGHGVGTVQEEFDAYARNNTGAAAATAGNPHNEFLLMGIQLGAVGIALFVFLLVQIGRTAIELREPARTIVFAYLFAFTIGCFANSLLLNFTEGNLFIFLIGIFLSCRRGTPSQAEERLDG; translated from the coding sequence ATGCAACACGCTACAAGAGATTCGTATCCCCTGATCCTTGCGCGAAGTTTCGCGCTCGTCGCGCTGTTTGCCGTGCCGTTGTCGACGGCTGGCGTCAATATCGCGGCGACGCTGTTTGCGGTGTGCGCGCTGCTGTCGCCCGAAGTGTGGCGCAACTGGCGCTCGCTTTTCACCGACCGCGTGAGCGTGGCGGCGCTGCTGCTCGCCGCCGTGCTGACGCTGAGCCTCGCGTGGACGACGGCGGATCGCATGCATGCGCTGGACTTCCTGATGAAGTACCGCAAGCTGATCTATCTGCCGCTGCTGATGCTGACGTTCCGCGATTGCCGCACCACCGCGTGGACGACGGTTGCGAAGTGGGCGCTGTTCAGCGCGTTGACGCTATTGTTGCTGCTGTCATGCTCGAATTACTTCGGCTGGACGTCCATTGGCCCGTGGCACTCGAATACCGATCCGATCCGCAGGGCATGGGTCTTCAAGGACCATATCGCTGCTGGCATCATGATGGCGCTGCTGTTCTACCTGGCGCTGAACTTCGCGAAGCAGGCGCGCGCGCGGGCCGCGAAGATGGCGTTCTATGTCGTCGCGCTGCTGGCCATCGTCAACGTGCTGTTGATGATGCAGGGGCGCACGGGGCAGATCATCGCGATTCTCTTCATCTTGATTTACGTCGTGACGTACTTTAAGTCCCTGCGCGGCGTGAAGCCGTGGGTGCGGTGGGGCAGCGGCATCGTGCTGGTGGCCATTGCGGGCGGTCTCGTGTACGCGGCGCTGCATTCGCATAGCTCGCGGCTCGCGGAAACGAACGACGAGATCAGCGCATACGAAACGTCGAACAAGAACACGTCGATGGGCGTGCGCATTGTGTTCTACCGGCGCAGCCTCGAATTAATGGCCGAGCGCCCGATTATCGGTCACGGCGTGGGCACGGTGCAGGAAGAGTTCGACGCGTACGCGCGCAACAACACGGGCGCCGCTGCAGCCACGGCGGGCAATCCGCACAATGAATTTCTGCTCATGGGCATTCAGCTGGGCGCTGTCGGCATTGCGCTATTCGTGTTCCTGCTCGTGCAGATCGGTCGGACCGCGATCGAATTGCGCGAGCCAGCGCGCACGATCGTGTTCGCTTATCTGTTCGCTTTTACGATCGGCTGCTTTGCGAATTCGCTGTTGCTCAACTTTACCGAAGGCAATCTGTTTATCTTCCTCATCGGCATTTTCTTGAGTTGTCGTAGAGGCACGCCTTCGCAGGCGGAAGAGCGCCTGGACGGGTAA
- a CDS encoding glycosyltransferase family 4 protein, with protein MIHIFNGFHNPNGGSEQEALRLYELLRGKGDVQLWSTSSRTSDELSAAYPIRRIAPLKASVPRGGTYVFVGAHWRNRVWPYFAGRPERLVYVFNTFHPKLLALTSAPPPLLRWPATEFVLISAFQSRLLGVKGEIQPSPIDIGRFAPRVRDTRAQPVIGRLSRDTADKHHPDDIAVYRTLAGRGCKLLLQGATTLAGALPQDDAIRLLPEGAMAAPDFLHELDIFYYRTGEHVETFGRVVLEAMACGLPVVCHRHGGYADVVRHGENGYLFDTSEEALAILAELIAQPALRAKIGAAARRTVEQLYSSEALDARTAFYLRGAAR; from the coding sequence ATGATTCACATCTTCAACGGCTTTCACAATCCGAACGGCGGCAGCGAGCAGGAGGCACTGCGCCTGTACGAGCTACTGCGCGGTAAGGGCGACGTGCAGCTCTGGAGCACGTCGTCGCGGACGTCGGACGAACTGTCGGCGGCGTATCCGATCCGCCGGATCGCGCCGCTCAAGGCCAGCGTGCCGCGCGGCGGCACATATGTGTTCGTCGGCGCGCATTGGCGCAACCGCGTGTGGCCGTATTTCGCGGGCCGTCCCGAGCGGCTCGTGTATGTGTTCAACACGTTTCATCCGAAGCTGCTCGCGCTGACGTCGGCGCCGCCGCCGCTGTTGCGCTGGCCCGCGACCGAGTTCGTGCTGATTTCCGCGTTTCAGTCGCGGCTGCTCGGCGTGAAGGGTGAGATCCAGCCTTCGCCGATCGATATCGGACGCTTTGCGCCGCGCGTGCGTGACACGCGCGCGCAGCCCGTGATCGGCCGTCTGAGCCGCGATACGGCCGACAAACATCATCCCGACGACATCGCCGTGTACAGGACGCTCGCTGGGCGCGGCTGCAAGCTGCTGCTGCAAGGCGCGACGACGCTGGCAGGGGCGTTGCCGCAAGACGACGCGATCCGTCTGTTGCCCGAAGGCGCAATGGCCGCGCCGGACTTTCTGCACGAGCTCGATATCTTCTACTACCGTACGGGCGAGCACGTCGAGACGTTCGGCCGCGTGGTGCTCGAGGCGATGGCGTGCGGTTTGCCCGTCGTATGCCACCGGCACGGCGGCTACGCGGATGTCGTCCGGCATGGCGAGAACGGCTATCTGTTCGATACGTCTGAAGAAGCGCTGGCGATACTCGCTGAACTGATCGCGCAGCCGGCGTTGCGCGCAAAGATTGGTGCGGCCGCACGCAGGACGGTCGAGCAACTGTATTCCTCCGAGGCGCTCGACGCCCGCACCGCGTTCTATCTGCGCGGAGCCGCGCGATGA
- the msbA gene encoding lipid A export permease/ATP-binding protein MsbA yields MSAKPTLSKPIGSGEATSTVVVLRRLWPYVKPLIWTVVAAILTMGVVAATEAGIPALLKPLLDHGFGTHSSDSAKWFVPLAIIGLALLRGATQYASGYLLSYVSNRILLDLRLTMFNRMIHSSVSFFQRETASTVINAIVFEVNQILNVLIGVMVTLVRDSLTVVFLLGYLFYLNWRLTLIVAVLLPGIGWLVGKINRRLRRLNREHQTLTNELSYIVEETVGGYKVVKVHNGEQYEIDRFTEMSKQLRGYSMRMTVSGGLAQPLTQFLASIALAVVITIAVVQSSHDQTTVGGFVAFVTSMLLIISPLKHLMDVNQPLQRGMTAAELIFGLIDEPSEPPGGGLKLERSKGEVEFRDVSFQYGATGPMQRQTLDSVSFKVAPGEMVALAGPSGSGKTTLVNLLPRFFDPSSGQVLVDGVALPEYGIHELRSQIAMVSQDVVLFNDTIANNVAYGQPADPERVKAALHAANLWDTVAAMPNGIDTLIGDNGMMLSGGQRQRLAIARAVYKDAPILILDEATSALDSESERHVQAALETLMKGRTTLVIAHRLSTIERADRILVLDAGRIAERGSHRELLAQNGLYAHLHRIQFQQHAA; encoded by the coding sequence TTGAGCGCCAAGCCAACGTTAAGCAAGCCCATCGGCTCCGGTGAAGCAACGTCGACGGTCGTCGTCCTGCGCCGGCTGTGGCCGTATGTGAAACCGCTCATCTGGACCGTTGTCGCCGCCATCCTCACGATGGGCGTCGTCGCCGCCACCGAGGCGGGAATTCCCGCACTGCTCAAGCCGCTGCTCGACCACGGCTTCGGCACGCACAGCAGCGACAGCGCGAAATGGTTCGTGCCGCTCGCCATAATCGGCCTCGCGCTGTTGCGTGGCGCCACGCAGTACGCGTCGGGCTACCTTCTTTCCTACGTGTCGAACCGCATCCTGCTGGATCTGCGGCTGACCATGTTCAACCGGATGATTCACAGCAGTGTTTCGTTCTTTCAGCGCGAAACGGCCAGCACGGTCATCAACGCGATCGTCTTCGAGGTCAACCAGATCCTGAACGTACTGATCGGCGTGATGGTGACGCTCGTGCGCGATTCGCTGACGGTCGTGTTCCTGCTCGGCTACCTGTTCTATCTGAACTGGCGCCTGACGCTGATCGTCGCGGTGCTGCTGCCGGGCATCGGCTGGCTGGTGGGCAAGATCAACCGCCGGCTGCGCCGCCTGAACCGCGAGCATCAGACGCTGACCAACGAGTTGTCCTATATCGTCGAGGAGACGGTGGGGGGCTACAAGGTCGTCAAGGTGCACAACGGCGAGCAATACGAGATCGACCGTTTCACGGAGATGAGCAAGCAGCTGCGCGGCTATTCGATGCGCATGACGGTATCGGGCGGCCTCGCGCAGCCGCTGACGCAATTTCTGGCGTCGATCGCGCTCGCTGTCGTGATCACGATTGCCGTCGTGCAGTCGTCGCACGATCAGACGACGGTCGGTGGGTTTGTCGCGTTCGTCACGTCGATGCTGCTGATCATTTCCCCGCTCAAGCATCTGATGGATGTGAATCAACCGTTGCAACGGGGGATGACGGCAGCCGAACTGATCTTCGGACTGATCGACGAGCCGTCGGAGCCGCCGGGCGGCGGGCTCAAGCTGGAGCGCTCGAAGGGCGAGGTCGAGTTCCGCGATGTGTCGTTCCAGTACGGCGCGACGGGTCCGATGCAGCGGCAAACGCTCGATAGCGTGTCGTTCAAGGTCGCGCCGGGCGAAATGGTCGCGCTGGCCGGCCCGTCGGGCAGCGGCAAGACGACGCTGGTGAACCTGCTGCCGCGCTTCTTCGATCCGAGCAGCGGGCAGGTGCTCGTCGACGGCGTCGCGTTGCCGGAGTATGGCATTCATGAATTGCGCAGCCAGATCGCGATGGTGAGCCAGGACGTCGTGCTGTTCAACGACACGATCGCGAACAACGTCGCCTATGGACAGCCCGCGGACCCGGAGCGCGTGAAGGCGGCCTTGCATGCGGCCAATCTGTGGGACACGGTGGCGGCGATGCCGAACGGCATCGATACGCTGATCGGCGACAACGGCATGATGCTGTCGGGCGGCCAGCGTCAGCGCCTCGCGATCGCGCGCGCGGTCTACAAGGACGCGCCCATCCTGATTCTCGACGAAGCCACGTCGGCGCTCGATTCCGAATCCGAACGCCACGTGCAGGCTGCGCTCGAAACGCTGATGAAGGGCCGCACGACGCTCGTGATCGCGCATCGGCTGTCGACCATCGAGCGTGCGGACCGCATCCTCGTGCTCGATGCGGGGCGCATCGCCGAGCGGGGCAGCCATCGCGAACTGCTCGCGCAGAACGGGCTGTACGCGCATCTGCATCGCATCCAGTTCCAGCAGCATGCGGCGTGA
- a CDS encoding glycosyltransferase family 2 protein — translation MTQPTLGVALITKNAALRLDECLRAVAFADEIVVVDSGSTDRTVDIARSHGARVLTNTDWPGFGPQKNRALDALGTTWVLSIDADEIVTPELAVSIAGVLAAPAADVYALDRLSAFCGHWVRHSGWYPDWIPRLFKRGAARFSDDLVHERLVFDSPAKRLEGKLMHHSYEDFETVLRKLDAYSTAGAQQRHAAGQRGSFGKAVARGAWAFVRTYLLRRGFLDGRAGFMIAMFNAETVYYRFLKLAQLGREDASGR, via the coding sequence ATGACACAACCCACACTCGGCGTCGCCCTCATCACGAAGAACGCCGCGCTCCGCCTCGACGAATGCCTGCGCGCCGTTGCATTCGCCGATGAGATCGTCGTCGTCGACAGCGGCAGCACCGACCGCACCGTCGACATCGCCCGCTCACACGGCGCGCGCGTGCTCACGAACACCGATTGGCCAGGCTTCGGCCCGCAAAAGAACCGCGCGCTGGATGCGCTCGGTACGACCTGGGTGCTGTCGATCGACGCTGACGAGATCGTCACGCCGGAACTGGCCGTGTCGATTGCGGGCGTGCTCGCCGCGCCCGCCGCAGATGTCTATGCCCTCGACCGCCTGTCCGCCTTCTGCGGACATTGGGTGCGCCACAGCGGCTGGTATCCCGACTGGATTCCGCGCCTCTTCAAGCGCGGCGCCGCGCGCTTCTCCGACGACCTCGTGCATGAGCGGCTCGTGTTCGATTCGCCCGCGAAGCGGTTGGAAGGCAAACTGATGCACCACTCGTACGAAGACTTCGAGACGGTGCTGCGCAAGCTCGACGCGTATTCGACGGCGGGCGCGCAACAGCGTCATGCAGCGGGTCAACGCGGCAGCTTTGGCAAGGCCGTCGCACGAGGCGCGTGGGCGTTCGTGCGGACCTATCTGTTGCGGCGTGGGTTTCTCGACGGCCGGGCGGGTTTCATGATCGCGATGTTCAATGCGGAAACCGTGTATTACCGGTTTCTGAAGCTTGCGCAACTCGGCCGCGAGGATGCTTCGGGTCGTTGA